In Lachnospiraceae bacterium, one DNA window encodes the following:
- a CDS encoding ABC transporter ATP-binding protein produces the protein MAFMSLKDIDVSYDKKKQILKGLSLDVEKGELVSLLGPSGCGKSTTLRVVAGFIDPQGGSFLLDGEDMTKVPVHKRNFGLVFQSYALFPHLSVYDNVAFGLRTRKMDKEQIDKKVKDILEVCGLSDLANRFPRQMSGGQRQRVALARSLVIEPKLLLLDEPLSNLDAKLRLSMRVEIKRLQKKLGITTLFVTHDQEECFSISDKVAVMNGGVIEQYDTPENIYRRPATEFVARFIGFENFLDVEKKADHVYTLVDGTAFKTAMDLEGKEYAATIRPDDICLADETAFENVLGGKIGVRTFLGKSYQYEVETAAGILKVNMGTDHVFKEGDVLRLYLPEDKLILVRR, from the coding sequence ATGGCATTTATGAGTTTAAAGGACATTGATGTTAGTTACGATAAGAAAAAACAGATCTTAAAAGGTTTGAGTCTTGATGTGGAAAAGGGAGAGCTGGTATCTTTACTTGGTCCCAGCGGCTGCGGAAAATCCACAACACTCCGGGTAGTAGCTGGTTTTATTGATCCTCAGGGTGGAAGTTTTCTGCTGGATGGGGAAGATATGACAAAGGTTCCAGTCCATAAGAGAAACTTTGGACTGGTATTTCAGAGTTATGCATTGTTCCCACATCTTTCTGTGTATGACAACGTGGCTTTCGGCCTTCGCACCAGAAAAATGGATAAGGAACAGATTGATAAAAAAGTAAAGGATATTCTGGAGGTATGCGGCCTTAGTGATCTGGCGAACCGTTTCCCAAGACAGATGTCAGGTGGTCAGAGACAGAGAGTAGCACTGGCCCGTTCCTTAGTCATTGAGCCAAAGCTTCTTTTATTAGATGAGCCATTATCCAATCTAGATGCAAAGCTGCGTCTCTCTATGCGTGTGGAGATCAAACGCCTGCAGAAAAAGTTAGGTATTACAACGTTATTTGTAACCCATGACCAGGAGGAATGTTTTTCAATTTCTGATAAAGTAGCAGTTATGAATGGCGGTGTGATCGAGCAGTATGACACTCCGGAAAATATCTACCGAAGACCTGCAACAGAGTTTGTAGCCCGTTTTATCGGATTTGAGAATTTTCTGGATGTGGAGAAAAAGGCAGACCACGTATATACTCTGGTAGATGGAACTGCATTTAAAACAGCTATGGATTTAGAAGGGAAAGAATATGCAGCAACCATCCGTCCAGATGATATCTGTCTGGCAGATGAGACTGCTTTTGAAAATGTACTTGGCGGCAAAATAGGAGTACGCACATTCCTTGGAAAGAGCTATCAGTATGAAGTGGAGACTGCAGCCGGGATTTTAAAGGTAAATATGGGTACAGACCATGTATTTAAAGAGGGAGATGTGCTCCGTCTGTATCTTCCGGAGGATAAGCTGATCCTGGTCAGAAGATAA